The DNA region aaaacattacaatGCACTCAAACAGCCGCTTTCATCATAAACAGAATATTCAAATATACTCTTTCATCCCATATTCTGATGTCAGAGATAAATAACTTTGAATAAGACAGGAGATTTGCTCTGACACCAAAGAACACCTGCTCCCTTACCCAATATTTTTTaggtatattttttaaagaagttgctTGATATCTTTCTCTGAACCGTTtacaacaaaaactaaaacttgtaaaaaagtaactaaaatgaagcatttttacaaaattgaaactaaactgaaattgaaaatgaagagtgaaaacaaaataaccTTGCACTAATTACAATTTCTCATATGTGTTTGATATGTAGCTTTAGAGAATGAGAGGTTTCAGTTTAATTCCAATAAAACCCTGACAGACCAATATCAACAACTGAGCAGGCACCGGAGGAAAGACTCTGATCTCAGTGTCACACCCATcaggcagagacagagcacTATCATGCCAAaaatagaacacacacacacacaccctgagtttcaacacacaacaaacacaaaaactccCATATGTAGTatgagaaaaacacaaccatAAAATTATATAACATCAAattaatgaataattaaaattaGCGCCTGTCAGGACCagagcacaacacacacacacgcacgcacgcacacacacacacacacacacgcacacacacatgcacacgcacacgtaAACATACTCAAGTGATTATATTTGTAATGATCTCAACAACCTGATTGAATGGTTTTAAGATATCCATTGTGAGAAAACAGGTTTCCACTTTAAGTTTCGTTTCTCGGGAAGTTGAGTCATTCTGTTTATAAACTGGCCAGATCAGCTGTGAGagtttgtttcctcttctgaCACCAGCAGTGTTGACACTGACTCTGACAGGATGGCTGAACCGGAGTGGACAAGCATCTTCCAGAATTATGCAACAAGTATGAGAGAAGGAGATTCCTGGTGTCTTCAATTTGACAATACTCTTGTTCCTAATAGCCCAAAGCCAGGCTGGCAGCAGTATATCAAGAACACAGGTGCAAGGTGAGAATGATGATCTTCTGTTTGTGATTATATTTTGAGTAATGGTAGTAGAAGGTAGTATTAAACAAGGGTACAGTTGTATAATTATACAGTGAATAAAAAGCTTGCTCGTACTGACATGTTCCTGTACTATTTAAAATTGTGTGGACTAACATATGTCCGTGTGAATGATCTGACCAAGGTCATGAGTGTAATTCATAAAAGATTAAGATAAAAGAAGATGTTGGTTAAGGTTTCAGAAGATGAAATGTAAGGCCTTGCCCAGTCTTAAAACAGATGGATTATTTTACAGTGAGAAAGCAGTGGTGGGTGGATGATTCTGGCTCCATGGACAATATAACTTTATTAAGTATTTTGTCTGCAACATATTTTACAATCAAATTTCACTGATCTAGACAATTTTAATATGAATTCTAAATAAAAGGATTTCTGATCTAATGATGACACATATAGACTTGACTTTCACACAGACCAATATAATTCGAATCAGCTGGGTAGACCTCAGGAAGTGCTGCTTCATGACACAGCTAACACAAACAGTGATGTGTTGTTAACTTGTTATACTTCAGTCTTTAAGGGCTGCCATACATTCAGCAGACCACCAGGTGTCTCTAGTCTGCCAAATTTAAAAGCCTTTGTGAAACCATCTGCTGTAAGTGTAGAAGAGGTGAAATATGAAAGGTCTTTTTTCACATCCACCACTGGCTTCAATGTGTCAGCAAATATTTAAGCAAGATTATCCATATTTTTTTCCGGCAATTTTAAAgattcacttttttcttttctcttgtttttttgcttcattCAATAATTGGGTTTCAGTTTGACTCAGACCGTTGTCATTTTGCAAAACAAAGTCAGTTCAGGCcttctttaacttctttaatATTATCAATTTCAAGGTTCCTATGCACCGAGTGTGGAAGAAGCTGGCCTTCCAACAGAGTGATGGTGGTCTTCCACATGCAGCTAAAAGATGGCCAGGGTGTCGTCAAGGTGAGGCGTTTCCGTCAGGACTGCATAAAATGCGAAGAAGCTCCTATGGAGAAGCCCAGTATTACCCCTGACAACATCAACATCCTCATGAAGAGCCTGGTGGAGAAGATCAGAATAAAATGCTACCATGAAGACCTGGGCCAAGTGAACCGTCCGTTCCAAAAGCTGGATGTCAAAAGTCCCCATGAGCCCACTCATTGTGAGGCCTGTAGGGAAGGCATCTGTACACAGGAGATGCAAATGTGAGGCTTACATATCAGAGTCTAGCTAATATGAAAATAATATTAAGTATAAGCTTATTTAAGATATATTCATGTGTATACAAATCTGTGTCTTAAAGCATTAATATAAGGAAGATTTTATGAAGACTGCGATGTTTGTTCTCATTCTGTGCAGTATATCTTCttgacattttcttgtttttgttttgttgtaacaAGACTTGTTTGTTTGCGTTTTAATGGCTATAAGCTCATAATAGCAAAGCCTCACTTATTAG from Labrus bergylta chromosome 6, fLabBer1.1, whole genome shotgun sequence includes:
- the LOC109987954 gene encoding receptor-transporting protein 3, whose amino-acid sequence is MAEPEWTSIFQNYATSMREGDSWCLQFDNTLVPNSPKPGWQQYIKNTGARFLCTECGRSWPSNRVMVVFHMQLKDGQGVVKVRRFRQDCIKCEEAPMEKPSITPDNINILMKSLVEKIRIKCYHEDLGQVNRPFQKLDVKSPHEPTHCEACREGICTQEMQM